Part of the Cuculus canorus isolate bCucCan1 chromosome 25, bCucCan1.pri, whole genome shotgun sequence genome is shown below.
gcggcccgaCCCCACTGGCCAACAGCTGCAATGAGCCCTGTAccctgcagtgccaggactccagAGTTGTCATCCAGCCCTCTcccgtggtggtgaccctgcccggacccatcctcacctccttcccacagaacacCGCCGTGGGAAACTCCACCGgcgctgctgttggcagcatcctcagtgaTGCGGGAGTGCCCATCAACTCTGGGGGCTTTGGACTCTCCGGCTTGTCCGGCTTCGGCAGCCGCTACTGTGGCACCAGGTGCCTCCCCTGCTAAAGCCACTGCCTGCACTGAGGTCTCCACTCACATCGGCCTCGTTTCCCTCCTTTGACTCATTAAAGTTCTGATGCATCCCAGCCTGCGCTACTGTCTCATTCtttcccctgcagctcctctcccaGGATGTACAGAGAAGGTGATGTCACTCAGAGATGTTTCTGGGAGGAGGTCCTTAGGGATGCTTCTGTCAGTGATTTTCAACACAAGCTTGTGTAGATCACTCCGGGTCGTGCACGGAGTGATCTTCTCATTCCTGAAATTGTCTGCCTTTTTCATTCGGGATGGGATTTCCTGATGTCCCTCAATGACAACCATCCACTTCATTGggcacagattttatttttcttcagaaaactcaACATGGTGACACAAGTCATTATGGGGGAATGAGGGATTGACAGGACACAGGCATTGCCTTCCCAGGAGAGGACAGAGAAGGCATCCTGACCACAGCATTTTCCAAGGGAGGAACACAGCGCAGTAGCTGCCTTAGTGTAGAACCACATTGTCCTTAAATCATAGAGTGGGGTGGATTGTAAGAGACTTTCAAAGATCCTCTCTTCCAGGTCTCTGGCCATGGGCAAGGAGATATGTCACTGCTTCACATTTCACAAATTTCCATCACACCTTGAACACATCCAAAGATACCATCATTCTTCAGGACACCTTTTCCAGTGTCAGACTTTATTCTGCAtcataaatttcttccttaagtGCAATCCAAATTGTGGTCCAAAATTGTTGCTCCTCATCCCATCAATACAGGCCTTGATAAAAGGTCCCTCCCAGTCTTTCTTATCAGCTCTGAACAGGCTGAAGTTATGTCTCCCCTGAGCTTTCCTCTCTCCCGGCTGAAAGACCCCAATGCCCTTCTCCTACTTTGTTGCATGGGTGATTCATCCGtccttccctggacctgctctaAGAGGTCCAagtctttcttctgctgagaCTGGACATGGAGCTCCGCTGGAGTCTCCCGAAGGTGCA
Proteins encoded:
- the LOC128854564 gene encoding feather keratin 1-like, whose product is MSGGLGQCRSSIKAGTSPHSLIHSSCLHLLGNKVHLQPQAMSCYNTCLPCQPCGPTPLANSCNEPCTLQCQDSRVVIQPSPVVVTLPGPILTSFPQNTAVGNSTGAAVGSILSDAGVPINSGGFGLSGLSGFGSRYCGTRCLPC